A single window of Lysobacter oculi DNA harbors:
- the dksA gene encoding RNA polymerase-binding protein DksA, whose protein sequence is MAAKKPAKKTATKSAPKAAKPAAKVAKPAAKKVAKTPAKAVKKVAKPAAKAVTKAVKKAVPAKKVAVKKAAPAKPVAKAAAPKKAAVTKVAPAKKPAAKAAPVAKKAVAPAKPAPVKAPAAKAGPAKAPVAKAKPAAAPAPVAKAKVEKPAPVAAKPVAKPAPSRPAAGPFKVLRAVTTGQKPAAPKSTAKPVNFKVNDVTGRPVLPAGYKPSADEEYMNPLQMEYFRQKLITRREELVEESKQTIENLKDEVRDIGDEAERASRETENALELRTRDRYRKLINKIESIIKRVDEGDYGYCVDTGEEIGLDRLEARPQAERTIDAQERWEIRQKQQGD, encoded by the coding sequence GTGGCAGCCAAGAAACCCGCCAAGAAAACCGCAACCAAGTCCGCGCCGAAGGCCGCGAAGCCGGCCGCCAAGGTCGCCAAGCCCGCCGCCAAGAAGGTGGCGAAGACCCCGGCCAAGGCCGTGAAAAAGGTTGCCAAGCCGGCTGCGAAAGCCGTGACCAAGGCGGTGAAGAAGGCGGTGCCGGCCAAGAAGGTGGCGGTGAAGAAGGCCGCGCCGGCCAAGCCGGTGGCCAAGGCCGCCGCGCCGAAGAAGGCGGCTGTCACCAAGGTTGCTCCGGCCAAGAAGCCGGCGGCCAAGGCCGCCCCGGTCGCGAAGAAGGCCGTGGCACCGGCCAAGCCCGCACCCGTGAAGGCACCCGCTGCGAAGGCGGGGCCCGCGAAAGCGCCGGTCGCCAAGGCCAAGCCCGCTGCCGCCCCGGCGCCCGTCGCCAAGGCGAAGGTGGAAAAGCCGGCACCCGTCGCGGCCAAGCCCGTTGCCAAGCCGGCCCCGAGCCGTCCGGCTGCCGGCCCGTTCAAGGTGCTGCGTGCGGTGACCACCGGCCAGAAGCCGGCGGCGCCCAAGAGCACGGCCAAGCCGGTGAACTTCAAGGTCAACGACGTCACTGGCCGCCCGGTGCTGCCGGCCGGCTACAAGCCGTCGGCGGACGAGGAGTACATGAACCCGCTGCAGATGGAGTACTTCCGCCAGAAGCTGATCACGCGCCGTGAGGAGCTGGTGGAGGAGTCCAAGCAGACCATCGAGAACCTCAAGGACGAAGTCCGCGACATCGGTGACGAGGCCGAGCGCGCCAGCCGCGAGACCGAAAACGCGCTGGAACTGCGCACCCGCGACCGCTACCGCAAGCTGATCAACAAGATCGAAAGCATCATCAAGCGGGTGGACGAGGGCGACTACGGCTACTGCGTCGATACCGGCGAAGAGATCGGCCTGGACCGCCTCGAGGCGCGCCCGCAGGCCGAGCGCACCATCGATGCGCAGGAGCGCTGGGAAATCCGCCAGAAGCAGCAGGGCGACTGA
- the cysS gene encoding cysteine--tRNA ligase, translated as MSLHLHNTLTRRVEPFVPQDPASPTMYVCGPTVYNYVHIGNARGPVVFGVLAALLRRRFGGLRYARNITDVDDKINAAAKEAGTPISAITDKYAAAYREDMAMLGVDGEFAPDIEPAATDHIAQIIAMCERLIADGHAYAAEGHVLFSVASFAEYGKLSRRDPEEMLAGARVEVAPYKRDAGDFVLWKPSTDDLPGWDSPWGVGRPGWHIECSAMAAAHLGETIDIHAGGIDLQFPHHENEIAQSECAHGGRTFARWWMHNGMLNFGGAKMSKSIGNIERVHDLVRAHPPEALRYALLSAHYRQPLEWSDGLIEQSVRTLDRLYGTLRDLGDVDAEARIPDALEAILDDDLNTPAALAEIARLAGEARKAEGDDARREAKAALLGAGKALGLLQQSPAAWFARGTSGDDDARIQSLVDERIAAKQARDFARADAIRDELAAEGIVLEDTPQGVRWVRRGT; from the coding sequence ATGAGCCTGCATCTCCACAACACCCTGACCCGCCGCGTCGAACCCTTCGTACCGCAGGACCCGGCCAGCCCGACCATGTACGTCTGCGGGCCCACCGTCTACAACTATGTGCACATCGGCAACGCGCGCGGCCCGGTGGTGTTCGGCGTGCTGGCGGCCCTGCTGCGCCGGCGCTTCGGCGGCCTGCGCTATGCCCGCAACATCACCGACGTCGACGACAAGATCAACGCCGCGGCGAAGGAAGCCGGCACGCCGATCTCGGCGATCACCGACAAATACGCCGCCGCCTACCGCGAGGACATGGCGATGCTGGGCGTGGATGGCGAATTCGCGCCCGACATCGAACCGGCCGCCACCGACCACATCGCCCAGATCATCGCGATGTGCGAGCGGCTGATCGCCGATGGCCACGCCTATGCCGCTGAAGGCCACGTGCTGTTCTCGGTGGCGAGCTTCGCGGAATACGGCAAGCTCTCGCGCCGCGACCCGGAAGAAATGCTGGCCGGCGCGCGCGTGGAAGTGGCGCCGTACAAACGCGATGCCGGCGATTTCGTGCTGTGGAAGCCCTCGACCGACGACCTGCCCGGCTGGGATTCGCCGTGGGGCGTGGGCCGTCCGGGCTGGCACATCGAATGCTCGGCGATGGCGGCGGCGCATCTCGGCGAGACCATCGACATCCACGCCGGCGGCATCGACCTGCAGTTCCCGCACCACGAGAACGAGATCGCGCAGAGCGAATGCGCGCACGGCGGCCGCACCTTCGCGCGCTGGTGGATGCACAACGGCATGCTGAATTTCGGCGGCGCCAAGATGTCGAAGTCGATCGGCAACATCGAGCGCGTGCACGACCTGGTGCGCGCCCATCCGCCGGAAGCGCTGCGCTACGCCCTGCTCTCCGCGCATTATCGGCAGCCGCTGGAATGGAGCGACGGGCTGATCGAGCAGTCCGTGCGCACGCTGGACCGCCTGTACGGGACGTTGCGTGACCTGGGCGATGTCGATGCGGAAGCGCGCATTCCCGACGCGCTCGAAGCCATCCTCGACGACGACCTCAACACGCCGGCGGCGCTCGCCGAAATCGCGCGGTTGGCCGGCGAAGCGCGCAAAGCCGAAGGCGACGATGCACGCCGCGAAGCGAAGGCCGCCCTGCTCGGTGCGGGCAAGGCGCTCGGCCTGCTGCAGCAGTCGCCCGCCGCATGGTTCGCGCGTGGCACGTCGGGGGATGACGATGCGCGCATCCAGTCGCTGGTGGATGAACGCATCGCCGCCAAGCAGGCGCGCGATTTCGCCCGCGCCGATGCGATCCGCGATGAACTGGCCGCCGAAGGCATCGTGCTGGAAGACACGCCGCAGGGCGTGCGCTGGGTGAGGCGCGGCACTTAG
- a CDS encoding dihydroorotase, with amino-acid sequence MKSTLIVNARLINEGREFEGDLRIEGERIALIGDALAARPGETVVDAGGRWLMPGMIDDQVHFRDPGLTHKGDIATESAAAVAGGITSFMDMPNTNPPTLDSAVLEAKYRHAAGRAWGNYGFYHGASNDNLDAIRALDPKAAPGIKVFMGASTGNMLVDDPDTLDAIFRETPVPIITHCEDTPMIDARFAAFQAEHGDALSAGHHPDIRSREACLKSSTFAVELARRHDTRLHVLHISTADELALFEQGPLIRADGSRKRITAETCVHFLHFARADYARLGNFIKCNPAIKDESDRIALIAALANDVIDVLATDHAPHTLEEKQQPYAKAPSGLPLVQYALLVALEHVREARLTRAQVVQKFAHAPAQLFDVAERGFLREGFYADLVMVEDRPLTVEREDILSKCGWSPFEGHTFGSRVAGTWVNGRQVWDGTRLIGQADGQRLRFDR; translated from the coding sequence ATGAAGTCCACGCTCATCGTCAATGCCCGCCTGATCAACGAGGGCCGCGAGTTCGAAGGCGACCTGCGCATCGAAGGCGAGCGCATCGCGCTGATCGGCGACGCGCTGGCCGCCCGCCCCGGCGAAACGGTGGTGGATGCCGGCGGCCGCTGGCTGATGCCGGGGATGATCGACGACCAGGTCCACTTCCGCGATCCCGGCCTGACCCACAAGGGCGACATCGCCACCGAATCGGCGGCGGCGGTGGCTGGCGGCATCACCAGTTTCATGGACATGCCCAACACCAACCCGCCGACGCTCGACAGCGCCGTGCTGGAGGCCAAATACCGGCACGCCGCCGGCCGCGCCTGGGGCAATTACGGCTTCTACCATGGCGCCAGCAACGACAACCTGGACGCGATCCGCGCACTCGACCCGAAGGCCGCGCCGGGCATCAAGGTGTTCATGGGCGCGTCCACCGGCAACATGCTGGTCGACGACCCGGACACGCTCGACGCGATCTTCCGCGAGACGCCGGTGCCGATCATCACCCACTGCGAAGACACGCCGATGATCGACGCGCGCTTCGCCGCCTTCCAGGCCGAGCATGGCGATGCGCTCTCCGCCGGGCACCATCCCGACATCCGCAGCCGCGAGGCCTGCCTGAAGTCGAGCACCTTCGCAGTGGAACTGGCGCGCCGCCACGACACCCGCCTGCACGTGCTGCACATCTCCACCGCCGACGAACTGGCGCTGTTCGAGCAGGGCCCGCTGATCCGCGCCGACGGCAGCCGCAAGCGCATCACCGCCGAGACCTGCGTGCACTTCCTGCATTTCGCGCGCGCCGACTACGCGCGGCTGGGCAACTTCATCAAGTGCAATCCGGCGATCAAGGACGAGTCCGACCGCATCGCACTGATCGCGGCGCTGGCCAATGACGTCATCGACGTCCTCGCCACCGACCACGCCCCGCACACGCTGGAGGAAAAGCAGCAGCCCTACGCCAAGGCGCCGAGCGGCCTGCCGCTGGTGCAGTACGCGCTGCTGGTCGCGCTGGAGCATGTGCGCGAAGCCCGGTTGACCCGTGCCCAGGTCGTGCAGAAGTTCGCGCACGCCCCGGCGCAGTTGTTCGATGTCGCCGAACGCGGCTTCCTGCGCGAAGGCTTCTACGCCGACCTGGTGATGGTCGAAGACCGGCCGCTGACCGTCGAGCGCGAGGACATCCTGTCGAAGTGCGGCTGGTCGCCGTTCGAAGGCCACACCTTCGGATCGCGCGTGGCCGGCACCTGGGTCAATGGCCGCCAGGTCTGGGACGGCACCCGCCTGATCGGCCAGGCCGACGGCCAGCGCCTGCGCTTCGACCGGTGA
- a CDS encoding MFS transporter: MSTATESPFARPGFRWLMGYRIATMLCYQIVAVTVGWHVYELTRDAWALGLIGLAEVLPFFCVAPFAGYLVDHLPRRKLGMAACAGLVLTALLLAWIAQGSFPIKGVWPIYAAIALGGSVRAFLGPVYNALFARVLARPQFARGASLGSVIFQAGLVLGPAIGGLLVGWGGKTLAYGVAAGCGVVAVSALAMMTVTEPPMQMQRGPVFQSIGEGLRFVFGHQILLGALALDMFAVLLGGAISLAPAFIKDVLHAGPEALGLLRGAPALGSMAVAIWLSRHPLEANAGRLMLGAVAGFGACMVGFGLSTSLYLSMAILLLSGIFDGISVVLRSTVLQLATPDEMRGRVSSVNSIFISSSNELGAFWSGSMARLLGLVPSVVLGGFLTIGVVAATAKLAPKLRRLDLRELH, translated from the coding sequence ATCTCCACGGCCACTGAATCGCCGTTCGCGCGGCCCGGTTTCCGCTGGCTGATGGGCTATCGCATCGCCACCATGCTCTGCTACCAGATCGTCGCGGTGACGGTCGGCTGGCACGTCTACGAACTCACCCGCGACGCCTGGGCGCTCGGCCTGATCGGCCTGGCCGAGGTGCTGCCGTTCTTCTGCGTGGCGCCGTTCGCCGGCTATCTGGTCGACCACCTGCCGCGCCGCAAGCTGGGCATGGCCGCCTGTGCAGGGCTGGTACTGACCGCGCTGCTGCTGGCGTGGATCGCGCAGGGCAGCTTCCCGATCAAGGGCGTCTGGCCGATCTACGCGGCGATCGCGCTGGGCGGCTCGGTGCGCGCGTTCCTCGGCCCGGTCTACAACGCACTGTTCGCGCGGGTGCTGGCGCGGCCGCAGTTCGCCCGCGGCGCCAGCCTGGGCAGCGTGATTTTCCAGGCCGGACTGGTGCTGGGCCCGGCCATCGGCGGCCTGCTGGTCGGCTGGGGCGGCAAGACGCTGGCCTACGGCGTGGCGGCCGGCTGCGGCGTGGTCGCCGTGTCGGCGTTGGCGATGATGACCGTCACCGAGCCGCCCATGCAGATGCAGCGTGGCCCGGTGTTCCAGAGCATCGGCGAAGGGCTGCGTTTCGTCTTCGGCCACCAGATCCTGCTCGGCGCGTTGGCGCTGGACATGTTCGCGGTGCTGCTGGGCGGCGCGATCTCGCTGGCGCCCGCCTTCATCAAGGACGTGCTGCACGCCGGCCCTGAAGCGCTCGGCCTGCTGCGCGGCGCCCCGGCGCTGGGCTCGATGGCGGTGGCGATCTGGCTCTCGCGACATCCGCTGGAAGCCAACGCCGGCCGGCTGATGCTCGGCGCGGTCGCCGGCTTCGGTGCCTGCATGGTCGGCTTCGGGCTGAGCACCTCGCTGTACCTGTCGATGGCGATCCTGCTGCTCTCCGGCATCTTCGACGGCATTTCCGTGGTGCTGCGCTCCACCGTGCTGCAGCTGGCCACGCCCGACGAAATGCGCGGCCGCGTGTCGTCGGTCAACAGCATCTTCATCAGTTCGTCCAACGAGCTCGGTGCGTTCTGGTCGGGTTCGATGGCGCGACTGCTCGGCCTGGTGCCCTCGGTGGTGCTGGGCGGCTTCCTGACCATCGGCGTGGTCGCCGCGACCGCGAAACTGGCGCCGAAGCTGCGCCGGCTGGACCTGCGCGAGCTGCACTGA
- a CDS encoding N-acetylornithine carbamoyltransferase, whose product MKHFLNTQDWTRAELDAVLREAAYYKQHKFGDALKGRGGALVFFNSSLRTRTSFELGTFQLGGHAVVLQPGKDAWPIEFDLGTVMDGEAEEHIAEVAKVLSRYVDLIGVRAFPKFVDWSIDRQDRVLNGFARYATVPVINMETITHPCQELAHAQALQEHFGSEDLRGRKYVLTWTYHPKALNTAVANSALTIATRMGMDVTLLCPTDEYLLDERYMDWAKQNVAENGGSLTVSHDIASAYRDADVVYAKSWGALPYFGQWEQEKPIRDRFKHFIVDEEKMAMTNNGVFSHCLPLRRNVKATDAVMDSPNCIAINEAENRLHVQKAVMATLIRQND is encoded by the coding sequence ATGAAGCATTTCCTCAATACCCAGGACTGGACGCGCGCCGAACTCGACGCCGTGCTGCGCGAAGCCGCCTATTACAAGCAGCACAAGTTCGGCGATGCGCTGAAGGGCCGCGGCGGCGCGCTGGTCTTCTTCAACTCGTCCCTGCGCACACGCACCAGCTTCGAGCTGGGCACCTTCCAGCTGGGCGGGCACGCGGTGGTGCTGCAGCCGGGCAAGGACGCGTGGCCGATCGAGTTCGACCTGGGCACGGTGATGGACGGCGAGGCCGAGGAACACATCGCCGAGGTGGCGAAGGTGCTGTCGCGCTATGTCGATCTCATCGGCGTGCGTGCCTTCCCGAAGTTCGTCGACTGGTCCATCGACCGCCAGGACCGCGTGCTCAACGGCTTCGCCAGGTACGCGACGGTGCCGGTCATCAACATGGAGACCATTACCCATCCCTGTCAGGAACTGGCCCACGCGCAGGCGCTGCAGGAGCACTTCGGCAGCGAGGACCTGCGCGGCAGGAAGTACGTGCTGACCTGGACCTACCACCCGAAGGCGCTCAACACCGCCGTGGCGAATTCCGCGCTGACCATCGCCACCCGCATGGGCATGGATGTCACCTTGCTGTGCCCGACCGACGAGTACCTGCTCGACGAACGCTATATGGATTGGGCGAAGCAGAATGTCGCCGAGAACGGTGGCTCGCTGACCGTCAGCCACGACATCGCCAGCGCCTACAGGGATGCCGATGTGGTCTACGCCAAGAGCTGGGGCGCGCTGCCGTACTTCGGCCAGTGGGAGCAGGAAAAGCCGATCCGCGACCGCTTCAAGCACTTCATCGTCGATGAGGAAAAGATGGCGATGACGAACAACGGCGTGTTCTCGCACTGCCTGCCGCTGCGCCGCAACGTGAAAGCCACCGACGCGGTGATGGATTCGCCCAACTGCATCGCCATCAACGAAGCCGAAAACCGCCTGCACGTGCAGAAGGCGGTGATGGCCACGCTGATCCGCCAGAACGACTGA
- the yidD gene encoding membrane protein insertion efficiency factor YidD, protein MISRFLIFCLRGYKRWISPLLGQRCRFTPTCSEYAMGAVERFGPLRGSWMAARRIGRCHPLHPGGHDPVPPRQ, encoded by the coding sequence GTGATTTCCAGATTCCTCATCTTCTGCCTGCGCGGTTACAAGCGCTGGATCAGCCCCCTGCTCGGCCAGCGCTGCCGATTCACGCCGACCTGTTCGGAGTACGCCATGGGCGCGGTCGAGCGTTTCGGCCCGTTGCGCGGCAGCTGGATGGCCGCCAGACGCATCGGCCGCTGCCATCCATTGCACCCCGGCGGGCACGACCCCGTGCCACCCCGCCAATAA
- a CDS encoding CDGSH iron-sulfur domain-containing protein: MGITTIRGERIAVSFDSDRCIHARFCVLGNPKVFVPGADGQWIFPDQADANEVEAIIRRCPSGALAFERLDGQADEHPPVVNIIKMHENGPLDLHADTLMNDGSHRLRTVLCRCGHSNKKPYCDGSHHDSHFSASGERDAKEDAKPLAERGGELRVRPQKNGPLKLEGPRELVSGGNRTLDRMESVKLCRCGHSGNKPYCDGSHKKVGFEAEGE, translated from the coding sequence ATGGGCATCACCACGATCCGCGGCGAACGCATCGCCGTCAGCTTCGACAGCGACCGCTGCATCCACGCGCGCTTCTGTGTGCTCGGCAATCCCAAGGTCTTCGTGCCGGGCGCGGACGGCCAGTGGATCTTCCCGGACCAGGCCGATGCCAACGAGGTGGAGGCGATCATCCGCCGCTGCCCGTCCGGTGCGCTGGCCTTCGAGCGGCTGGACGGCCAGGCCGACGAGCATCCGCCCGTGGTCAACATCATCAAGATGCATGAAAACGGTCCGCTCGACCTGCATGCCGACACGCTGATGAACGACGGCAGCCACCGCCTGCGCACCGTGCTCTGCCGCTGCGGCCACTCCAACAAAAAACCGTATTGCGACGGCAGCCACCACGACAGTCATTTCAGCGCCTCCGGCGAGCGCGACGCGAAGGAGGATGCCAAGCCGCTGGCCGAACGCGGCGGCGAACTGCGCGTGCGGCCGCAGAAGAACGGCCCGCTCAAGCTGGAAGGCCCGCGGGAACTGGTCAGCGGCGGCAACCGCACGCTCGACCGCATGGAATCGGTGAAGCTGTGCCGCTGCGGGCATTCCGGCAACAAGCCCTATTGCGACGGCAGCCACAAGAAAGTGGGCTTCGAGGCCGAAGGCGAATAG
- a CDS encoding argininosuccinate synthase — protein MTDKNNSRDIVLAFSGGLDTSFCVPYLQEQGWNVHTVFADTGGVDAEERAFIEHRAAELGVASHVTVDGGPAIWEGFVKPFVWAGEGYQGQYPLLVSDRYLIVDAALARAHALGTNAIAHGCTGMGNDQVRFDLAVKASGDYRIVAPIREIQKEHTQTRAYEQAYLEERGFGVRAKQQQYTINENLLGVTLSGGEIDHWQAPGAEARGWCKPRAEWPAEALRVTLKFIEGEAVSLDGEPMEGAALLAKLNVLFAEYGVGRGMYTGDTTIGLKGRIVYEAPGLTALLTAHRALEEAVLSKQQNRFKPEVARKWVELVYEGFYHDPLKTDLEALLKSSQRMVNGEVVLETSGARVDAVAVASPHILNAKGATYAQSADWGVAEAEGFIKLFGMSSTLWAEVNGERP, from the coding sequence ATGACCGACAAGAACAACAGCCGCGACATCGTGCTCGCCTTTTCCGGTGGGCTGGACACCAGTTTCTGCGTGCCCTACCTGCAGGAACAGGGCTGGAACGTGCATACCGTGTTCGCGGATACGGGGGGCGTGGATGCCGAGGAACGCGCCTTCATCGAGCACCGCGCGGCGGAACTGGGCGTCGCCTCGCACGTCACCGTCGATGGCGGCCCGGCGATCTGGGAAGGCTTCGTCAAACCCTTCGTATGGGCGGGCGAGGGCTACCAGGGCCAGTATCCGCTGTTGGTCTCCGACCGCTATCTCATCGTCGATGCGGCCCTGGCCCGCGCGCATGCGCTCGGCACCAATGCCATCGCCCACGGCTGCACCGGCATGGGCAACGACCAGGTGCGTTTCGACCTGGCGGTGAAGGCGAGCGGCGACTACCGCATCGTTGCGCCGATCCGCGAAATCCAGAAGGAACACACCCAGACCCGCGCCTACGAGCAGGCGTATCTGGAAGAACGCGGCTTCGGTGTGCGCGCCAAGCAGCAGCAGTACACGATCAACGAAAACCTGCTGGGCGTGACGCTGTCCGGCGGCGAGATCGACCACTGGCAGGCGCCGGGTGCGGAAGCGCGTGGTTGGTGCAAGCCGCGCGCCGAATGGCCGGCGGAAGCGCTGCGGGTCACGCTGAAGTTCATCGAAGGCGAGGCGGTGTCGCTTGACGGCGAGCCTATGGAAGGCGCGGCGCTGCTGGCGAAACTCAACGTACTGTTTGCCGAATACGGCGTCGGTCGCGGCATGTACACCGGCGACACCACCATCGGCTTGAAGGGCCGCATCGTCTATGAGGCGCCGGGCCTGACCGCGTTGCTCACGGCCCATCGAGCGTTGGAGGAAGCCGTGCTCAGCAAGCAGCAGAACCGCTTCAAGCCCGAGGTCGCGCGCAAGTGGGTGGAACTGGTCTACGAAGGCTTCTATCACGACCCGCTCAAGACCGACCTGGAAGCCCTGCTGAAATCCAGCCAGCGCATGGTCAATGGCGAAGTGGTGCTGGAAACTTCCGGCGCGCGCGTGGATGCGGTGGCGGTGGCATCGCCGCACATCCTCAACGCCAAGGGCGCGACCTACGCGCAGTCCGCCGACTGGGGCGTGGCGGAAGCCGAGGGTTTCATCAAGCTGTTCGGCATGAGCAGCACCTTGTGGGCGGAAGTGAACGGCGAGCGCCCGTGA
- a CDS encoding SufE family protein → MNDTAFPLEPTAAEAQAAIADEFALFSDWSERYQYLIDLGRKLPDLPAELKNDEHRLHGCQSNVWIVAGGDADRLDFRAISDSAIVSGLIYLALRVYSGRPAAEILATQPDYIAAIGLAKHLSPTRSNGLAALLGFIRDRAAAAA, encoded by the coding sequence TTGAACGACACCGCCTTCCCGCTCGAACCCACCGCCGCCGAAGCGCAGGCCGCCATCGCCGACGAGTTCGCGCTGTTCTCCGACTGGTCGGAGCGCTACCAGTACCTGATCGACCTGGGCCGCAAGCTGCCGGACCTGCCGGCGGAACTGAAGAACGACGAGCACCGCCTGCACGGCTGCCAGTCCAACGTCTGGATCGTGGCCGGGGGCGATGCCGACCGGCTGGATTTCCGCGCGATCAGCGACTCCGCCATCGTCTCCGGCCTGATCTATCTGGCGCTGCGCGTGTATTCGGGCCGGCCGGCGGCGGAGATCCTCGCCACCCAACCGGACTACATCGCCGCGATCGGTCTGGCCAAGCACCTGTCGCCGACCCGCAGCAACGGCCTCGCCGCCCTGCTCGGCTTCATCCGCGACCGCGCCGCCGCGGCCGCCTGA